From the Solibacillus sp. FSL R5-0449 genome, one window contains:
- a CDS encoding HAD family hydrolase, with product MFKAVLFDLDGTLLNRDKSVDFFINHQYERLNKILSHIPKEQYVSRFIELDNHGYVWKDKVYQQLIEEFNICSVTWEELLEDYLDNFKHHCVGFPHIHKMLEELKNNEIALGMITNGYGQFQMDNIKALNIVSYFDVILVSEWEGIKKPDPQIFINALEKLNVEPSESLFIGDHPDNDVKAAQNVGMASIWKKDDQWTDVKADAIIDDYLELPQLLKNLSSNKNCNTYSLLK from the coding sequence ATGTTTAAAGCTGTATTATTTGATTTAGATGGAACGTTACTGAATCGCGATAAGTCAGTAGATTTTTTTATTAACCACCAATATGAAAGACTGAATAAGATACTTTCTCATATTCCAAAAGAGCAGTATGTTTCACGATTTATTGAACTTGATAATCATGGATATGTTTGGAAAGATAAAGTGTACCAACAACTTATTGAGGAGTTTAATATATGTTCAGTAACTTGGGAAGAACTTCTCGAAGATTATTTGGACAATTTCAAACACCATTGTGTAGGATTTCCTCATATTCATAAAATGCTGGAGGAGTTAAAAAATAATGAAATCGCTTTAGGTATGATTACAAATGGATATGGTCAGTTCCAGATGGACAACATTAAAGCTTTGAATATTGTAAGTTATTTTGATGTAATTTTAGTATCCGAATGGGAAGGGATCAAGAAACCTGATCCCCAAATCTTTATAAACGCATTAGAAAAATTAAATGTCGAACCATCAGAGAGTCTATTTATTGGAGACCATCCTGATAATGATGTGAAAGCTGCTCAAAATGTAGGGATGGCTAGTATTTGGAAAAAAGATGATCAATGGACTGATGTAAAAGCTGATGCAATAATTGATGATTATTTAGAACTTCCTCAGCTATTAAAGAATTTAAGCAGTAACAAAAATTGCAATACATATAGCTTGCTCAAATAA
- a CDS encoding alpha/beta-type small acid-soluble spore protein, translating to MAKKKRNKILVPEAKQELDLLKAKVTGSSNPEVTVLEVAKELGISLNEEYNGELTSFEAGKVGGKIGGSMVKELIKMAQESLKKEQ from the coding sequence ATGGCAAAGAAAAAACGAAACAAAATTCTTGTACCTGAAGCTAAACAAGAGCTGGATTTGTTAAAAGCGAAAGTAACCGGTTCTAGTAATCCTGAAGTGACAGTGCTAGAGGTAGCTAAGGAATTAGGCATTTCTCTAAATGAAGAATATAACGGCGAACTTACTTCTTTTGAAGCTGGTAAAGTTGGCGGGAAAATCGGTGGCAGCATGGTTAAGGAGCTAATTAAAATGGCACAAGAAAGTTTAAAGAAAGAACAATAA
- a CDS encoding YtxH domain-containing protein, producing MTQTSYNNLSTTTENDNNGKLLRGMVIGAVIGGALSMLDSTTRNKVTETTKNMKDSTMDMYSQVKNNPSEVKDDLQERLKSASSVLKEAISDAQNLYEKVNNNIIQPVTMVTEESSEILSHAKDATTDLKDIGGKVKEAGDEVKGSGNGQSQGA from the coding sequence ATGACACAAACTTCGTATAATAATTTATCGACAACAACAGAAAATGATAATAATGGTAAGCTTTTAAGAGGAATGGTAATCGGGGCAGTTATCGGTGGTGCGCTTTCAATGCTTGACTCAACTACTAGAAATAAAGTTACTGAGACAACAAAAAATATGAAAGATTCAACAATGGATATGTACAGCCAAGTCAAAAACAATCCTTCAGAAGTAAAGGATGACTTGCAAGAGCGACTGAAATCCGCTTCGTCTGTATTAAAAGAAGCGATAAGCGATGCTCAAAACCTTTATGAAAAAGTAAACAATAACATTATTCAACCAGTTACTATGGTAACGGAAGAGTCAAGTGAAATTCTTTCCCATGCGAAAGATGCCACAACGGATTTAAAAGATATCGGCGGGAAAGTAAAAGAAGCCGGTGATGAAGTGAAGGGTAGCGGTAATGGGCAAAGCCAAGGTGCTTAG
- a CDS encoding carbon starvation CstA family protein codes for MYTLLGSIALLIVGYIVYGKFIEKVFIVNDATPTPAYTKADNLDYMPMPAWKGWMVQLLNIAGLGPIYGAIAGALYGPVAMIWIVFGCIFAGAVHDYFAGMLSLRHGGAQFPALVQRYLGKVMRVFTDIVSVILMVLVAAAFTAGPAAVLSSKLGITFMTALIAIFIYFLLAAILPINQIIGRIYPIFGAVLIIMAGAVLVSLVTSGIAIPEVSLTNMHPNDLPVWPLLMITISCGAISGFHSTQSPIISRTIKKESEGRKVFYGAMIGEGVIALIWCAAGMSFYGGTEGLLPKISEIGAGGVVDEISIALLGTFGSILAILGIVILPITTGDTSLRSARMIVLDFLGSRFSKNSTTPILATVAVAAPAFFLSTIDYQFLWRYVGMTNQMVATVMLWVATSYLLKSGKFHWIAGLPALFMTSVVFVYLMVAPEGFALAYETGVVIGLSFTVLVSFIYIYQIFKHKAFTNPVFLTEK; via the coding sequence AGATTATATGCCCATGCCTGCCTGGAAGGGCTGGATGGTTCAATTATTAAATATCGCAGGGCTTGGACCTATTTACGGTGCCATTGCAGGTGCACTGTATGGACCCGTTGCAATGATTTGGATCGTATTTGGTTGTATTTTTGCCGGTGCCGTTCATGACTATTTTGCAGGGATGTTATCATTACGTCATGGAGGCGCACAATTCCCTGCACTTGTTCAACGTTATTTAGGTAAAGTAATGCGTGTCTTCACTGATATCGTTTCAGTAATATTAATGGTTTTAGTAGCAGCTGCCTTTACTGCAGGACCTGCTGCTGTTCTTTCGTCAAAATTAGGAATTACATTTATGACAGCACTTATTGCGATTTTCATCTACTTCTTATTGGCAGCAATTTTACCGATCAATCAAATTATCGGTCGTATTTATCCAATATTTGGTGCAGTATTAATCATTATGGCCGGTGCGGTATTAGTATCACTAGTCACTTCAGGTATTGCGATTCCTGAAGTATCTTTAACTAATATGCATCCGAATGATTTACCGGTTTGGCCATTATTAATGATCACGATTTCTTGTGGCGCAATCTCTGGCTTCCACTCTACACAAAGCCCGATAATTTCAAGAACAATCAAGAAAGAATCGGAAGGCCGTAAAGTCTTCTACGGTGCCATGATTGGTGAAGGTGTCATTGCATTAATTTGGTGTGCGGCTGGTATGAGTTTCTATGGCGGTACAGAAGGATTATTACCAAAAATCTCCGAAATTGGTGCAGGTGGTGTAGTAGACGAAATTTCAATTGCATTACTTGGTACATTTGGTAGTATTTTAGCAATATTAGGGATTGTAATTTTACCAATTACAACAGGTGATACTTCATTACGTTCAGCACGCATGATTGTGTTAGACTTTTTAGGCTCTCGTTTTTCAAAAAATAGTACAACACCAATTTTAGCAACAGTTGCAGTTGCAGCACCCGCATTTTTCCTATCAACAATTGATTATCAATTCTTATGGCGTTATGTAGGGATGACGAATCAAATGGTTGCAACAGTTATGCTTTGGGTTGCAACATCGTATTTATTGAAATCAGGCAAGTTCCACTGGATTGCAGGTTTACCAGCCCTATTCATGACCTCTGTAGTATTTGTATACTTAATGGTAGCGCCAGAAGGATTTGCGCTTGCTTATGAAACAGGTGTCGTCATTGGTTTAAGCTTTACAGTCCTAGTTTCTTTCATTTATATTTATCAAATCTTTAAGCATAAGGCTTTTACAAATCCGGTATTTTTAACAGAGAAATAA